TAATCCGCTGGCTTTCTCCCGCGATTACGGAGTGATGCTGTTAGTCAGCGTGATTTTCGCCCTGCTCTGCTGGCGGCGGAAACAACAGATAGGCAAAGGGGCTGGCGCCTTGTTGACGGGTGGTTTTATCGTATGGATGGCGATGCTGTACTGGCTGTCGCCTCTTCTCTCTGGGTAAACGGAAACGCATTATGTCGCAAATAGAATTGCAGCCGGGTTTTGACTTTCAGAAAGCAGGCAAAGAAGTTCTGGAGATTGAACGTGAAGGTCTGGCTCAGTTAGATCAATATATTAATCAGGACTTTACTCATGCATGCGAGAAAATATTCTCCTGTTCGGGCAAAGTCGTGGTGATGGGGATGGGCAAATCGGGTCACATTGGCCGCAAAATGGCCGCGACCTTTGCCAGTACCGGAACATCCTCTTTCTTCGTGCATCCAGGTGAAGCGGCGCACGGCGATCTCGGGATGGTCACGCCGCAAGATGTGGTTATTGCGCTGTCCAACTCCGGTGAATCCAACGAAATACTGGCGCTGATCCCCGTGCTGAAACGTCTGCACGTTCCACTCATTTGCATGACCAGCCGCCCAGAAAGCAGCATGGCGCGGGCGGCGGATGTTCACCTGTGCGTGAAAGTGCCGAAAGAAGCCTGCCCACTTGGCCTGGCACCGACCTCCAGTACCACCGCGGCGCTGGTGATGGGTGATGCGCTCGCCGTAGCCCTGCTCGAAGCGCGTGGATTCACCCCAGAAGATTTCGCCCTTTCCCACCCAGGCGGCGCGCTGGGACGTAAACTTCTGTTGCGGGTGAACGATATTATGCACACTGGCGCAGAGATCCCTCACGTCAGCAAAGACGCCTCGCTGCGTGATGCCTTACTGGAGATCACGCGTAAGAACCTCGGTATGACGGTCATCTGTGACGACCTGATGAAGATCGAAGGGATCTTCACCGACGGTGATTTACGTCGTGTGTTTGATATGGGCGTTGACGTGCGCACTTTAGGCATCGCCGACGTCATGACACCCGGCGGGATCCGGGTGCGTCCCGGAACGCTGGCGGTTGAAGTTCTAAACCTGATGCAGTCTCGTCATATTACCTCAACCATGGTTGCCGATGGCGACCAACTGCTGGGTGTGGTACATATGCATGATCTTCTGCGCGCAGGCGTAGTGTAATGAAGGATAAGACAATGAGTAATGCGGGTGCATCCCTTGCAACCTGTTATGGCCCAGTCAGTACGCAAATGATGGCGCAGGCAGAAAAAATCCGCCTGCTGATTCTGGATGTTGATGGCGTACTGTCCGATGGCTTAATTTTTATGGGCAATAATGGCGAAGAGCTGAAAGCCTTTAATGTACGCGACGGCTACGGAATTCGCTGTGCGATCACATCCGGTATCGAAGTTGCTATCATCACCGGACGTAAGGCTAAACTGGTAGAAGATCGCTGCGAAACATTGGGCATCACCCATTTGTATCAAGGCCAATCCGACAAAATGGTAGCGTTCAGGGATTTACTGGCGAAGCTTGCCATCGCACCTGAGAACGTAGCTTATGTTGGGGACGATCTGATCGACTGGCCAGTCATGGCCGAAGTCGGTTTGAGTATCGCCGTTGCCGACGCCCATCCTCTTTTGATCCCGCGCGCTGACTATGTCACCCGGATCAATGGCGGTCGCGGCGCCGTTCGTGAAGTATGCGATTTATTGTTGCTGGCGCAGGGCAAGCTTGATGAGGCCAAAGGGCAATCGATATGAGTAAAACCAGACGTTGGGTTATCATTCTGCTTTCACTGGCCGTGCTGGTCCTGATTGGCGTGAATATCGCTGACCGCGACGATACGCCCGATGAAGTCGTTAATACCAACGACCCAACCTACAAAAGCGATCACAGCGATACGGTAGTTTATAGCCCGGAAGGTGCCCTGAACTACCGTCTGATTGCGCAGCATGTAGAATATTTTTCCGATGACGGTATCTCGTGGTTCACCCAACCGGTGATGACCACATTTGATACCAACAAAATTCCGACGTGGTCGATTAAATCTGACCGGGCAAAATTGACGAATGACCGTATGCTTTATCTGTATGGTCATGTTGAAGTCAATGCTCTGACGCCAGACTCTCAACTGCGCAAAATTACTACGGATAACGCCCAGATAAACCTGGTCACCCAGGATGTCACGTCGCAGGATCTGGTGACGTTATACGGCACAACATTTAATTCCAGCGGTTTAAGAATGCGCGGGAACTTACGCAGCAAAAACGCCGAGCTGATTGAAAAGGTTAGAACCTCCTATGAAATTCAAAACAAACAAACTCAGCCTTAAATTTATCATTGCCAGCGCGCTGCTGGCCGCCAGTCTCCCCGCGCTTGCTGTGACGGGCGACACTGAGCAGCCGATTCATATCGAATCTGACACGCAGTCGCTTGATATGCAGGGTAACGTCGTCACCTTCACTGGCAACGTCGTCATGACCCAAGGCACGATCAAAATCAATGCCGATAAAGTGGTTGTCACCCGTCCGGGCGGCGAGCAGGGCAAAGAGATTATTGATGGCTACGGCAATCCGGCAACGTTCTATCAAATGCAGGATAACGGCAAGCCAGTGAAAGGCCATGCATCTCATATGCACTATGAGCTGGCGAAAGATCTCGTCATCCTGACCGGGAATGCCTATCTGGAACAGCTGGATAGCAATATCACCGGCGATAAGATCACGTATCTGGTGAAAGAGCAGAAAATGCAGGCATTCAGCGACAAAGGTAAGCGCGTCACCACCGTTCTGGTTCCGTCTCAGCTGCAAGACAAGAACAAAGACCAGGCCCCGGCACAGAAAAAGAGTAACTAATTCGTTATGGCAACTTTAACTGCAAAGAACCTCGCCAAAGCCTATAAAGGCCGCCGCGTCGTGGAAGATGTCAGTCTGACCGTGAACTCCGGCGAAATCGTTGGCCTGTTGGGTCCAAACGGTGCGGGTAAAACCACCACCTTTTATATGGTGGTCGGGATTGTCCCGCGCGATGCTGGCAACATTATCATTGATGATGAAGACATCAGTCTTCTGCCACTGCATGCGCGTGCCCGTCGCGGTATTGGCTATTTGCCGCAGGAAGCGTCGATTTTCCGCCGCCTGAGCGTATTCGACAACCTGATGGCGGTTCTGCAAATCCGTGACGATTTGACCTCCGAGCAGCGTCAGGATCGTGCAAATGAGCTGATGGAAGAGTTCCACATCGAACATTTACGCGACAGCCTGGGCCAGGCCCTTTCCGGTGGTGAACGCCGCCGCGTCGAAATAGCCCGTGCCCTGGCAGCAAATCCGAAATTTATCCTGCTGGATGAACCTTTTGCGGGCGTCGACCCAATCTCCGTTATCGACATCAAGCGTATTATCGAGCATTTGCGCGACAGCGGCCTCGGTGTGCTCATCACTGACCACAACGTACGTGAAACGTTGGCGGTTTGTGAACGTGCTTATATCGTCAGCCAGGGCCATTTAATCGCCCACGGCACTCCGTTAGAAATTCTCGAAGACGAGCATGTGAAGCGTGTGTACCTTGGGGAAGACTTCAGACTCTGATAGGGTAGAGGTTAAGTCACGCCAAAGCGGGGAAAAACGCTCTGAACATGAAGCAAGGTTTGCAATTAAGGCTCAGCCAGCAACTGGCGATGACGCCACAGCTACAACAGGCGATCCGTCTGTTGCAGTTGTCCACGTTAGAACTTCAGCAGGAACTCCAGCAAGCGCTGGATAGCAATCCTCTGCTGGAGCAAACCGATCTTCATGACGAGGTAGATACCCAGGAAAAGCAGGACACCGAATCCCTTGATACGGCAGATGCTCTCGAACAAAAAGAGATGCCGGACGAGTTACCGTTAGACGCCAGCTGGGATGAAATCTACACCGCCGGAACCCCTTCCGGCACACGTGCTGATTACCAGGATGACGAGCTTCCGGTTTATCAGGGCGAAACCACCCAGTCGTTACAGGATTACCTGATGTGGCAGGTGGAGCTCACGCCTTTCACCGAAACCGATCGCGCGATTGCCACCTCCATTGTGGATGCCGTGGATGATACGGGCTATTTGACCGTCTCTCTGGAAGACATTCTTGAGAGCGTGGGCAACGGCGATATTGATCTTGATGAGATCGAAGCGGTTCTGAAACGCATCCAACGTTTTGACCCGGTCGGCGTGGCAGCAAAGGATCTGCGTGATTGCCTGTTGATCCAACTTTCGCAATTTGCAAAAGAAACACCGTGGATTGATGAGGCCCGACTGATCATCAGCGAACATTTAGATCTGCTGGCGAATCATGATTTCCGATCCCTGATGCGTGTCACGCGCCTCAAAGAGGACGTGTTGAAAGAGGCGGTGAATCTGATTCAGTCGCTTGACCCGCGCCCCGGACAATCTATCCAGACCAGCGAACCTGAATACGTGATTCCTGACGTTCTGGTCAGAAAGCACAACGAACGCTGGACGGTAGAACTGAACTCCGACAGCATTCCTCGCCTGCAAATTAATCAGCAGTACGCCTCCATGTGCACCAGCGTGCGCAACGACTCCGACAATCAATATATTCGTAGCAATCTTCAGGAAGCGCGATGGCTGATCAAAAGCCTTGAGAGCCGAAATGATACGTTGCTACGTGTCAGTCGCTGTATTGTGGAACAGCAGCAGGCGTTTTTTGAAAAGGGCGAAGAGTTTATGAAACCGATGGTGCTGGCGGATATCGCTCAGGCCGTCGAGATGCACGAATCGACCATTTCGCGCGTGACCACGCAGAAGTATCTGCACAGCCCGCGCGGCATTTTTGAGCTTAAGTATTTCTTCTCCAGCCATGTGAATACCGAAGGCGGCGGCGAAGCCTCGTCAACGGCTATTCGAGCACTGGTGAAGAAGTTGATCGCAGCGGAAAACCCCGCGAAGCCACTGAGTGACAGTAAGTTAACCACCATGCTGTCCGACCAGGGTATTATGGTGGCACGTCGAACTGTTGCGAAGTATCGAGAGTCTTTATCCATTCCGCCGTCTAACCAGCGTAAACAACTGGTTTGACCCAACTGATAAGGAAGACACTATGCAGCTCAACATCACAGGACACAACGTCGAGATCACTGAAGCCTTACGCGATTTTGTGAATACGAAATTCGCCAAGCTTGAACAGTATTTCGAGAGGATCAATCAGGTCTACATTGTGTTGAAAGTGGAGAAAGTGACTCATATCTCGGATGCAACCCTGCATATAAACGGGGGTGAAATCCATGCCAGTGCGGAAGGGCAAGACATGTATGCGGCTATCGACGGCTTGATTGACAAGTTGGCACGGCAGCTTAATAAACATAAAGATAAACTGAAACAACACTAATTGTCCGGGCAGTTAACGGGTGCAGGGCGGCCTGTTGTGAAACACAACAGGCCATTTGTACAGTTAGCGCTTAGGTGAAATTATGATGAACAACGATTCCTCGCTTCAATTGAGTAGTGTCCTTAACCAGGAATGTACCCGCAGTGGCGTTCACTGTCAGAGCAAAAAACGGGCTCTGGAAATTATCAGTGAACTGGCTGCAAAACAGTTAAGCCTGCCGCCTCAGGTGGTGTTCGAAGCTATTCTGACCCGTGAAAAAATGGGCAGTACCGGCATCGGCAATGGCATTGCCATTCCGCATGGCAAACTGGAAGAAGACACATTGCGCGCCGTGGGCGTCTTTGTGCAGCTCGAAACGCCAATCGCCTTTGATGCGATTGATAACCAGCCGGTTGATTTGCTGTTCGCGTTACTGGTGCCCGCTGACCAGACCAAAACCCATCTGCATACGCTTTCGCTGGTGGCTAAACGTCTGGCAGATAAAACCATTTGCCGCCGTCTGCGCGCAGCCCAAAGTGATGAAGAGTTGTACCAAATTATCACCGAAGCGGAAGGCAATCAGGATGATGCGTAACCAGGCGATGGCCTTCACATCTGCAGTCGTGAGGAGAAACGGAACATGGTGCTGATGATCGTCAGCGGTCGTTCTGGCTCGGGTAAATCCGTGGCCCTGCGAGCGCTCGAAGATATGGGATTTTACTGCGTCGATAACCTCCCGGTGGTACTGCTGCCCGACCTGGCGCGAACGCTCGCGGACCGGCAGATTTCTGCCGCCGTCAGTATCGACGTGCGCAATATGCCGGAATCCCCGGAAATTTTCGAGCAGGCGATGAACAGCCTGCCGGAGAACTTCACGCCTCAGCTGCTGTTCCTGGACGCTGACCGTAACACGCTGATTCGTCGCTACAGCGACACCCGTCGTTTGCACCCGCTGTCTAGCAAGAATCTGTCGCTTGAAAGCGCCATCGACGAAGAGAGCGACCTGCTGGAACCGCTGCGTTCCCGCGCGGATCTGATTGTCGATACTTCCGAGATGTCGGTGCATGAGCTGGCGGAAATGCTGCGTACCCGCCTGTTGGGCAAACGCGAGCGTGAGCTGACGATGGTGTTCGAATCCTTCGGCTTCAAACACGGTATTCCGATCGATGCAGATTATGTGTTCGACGTACGCTTCCTGCCGAACCCGCACTGGGACCCAAAACTGCGTCCGATGACCGGTCTGGACAAGCCAGTGGCCGCGTTCCTCGACCGACACACAGAAGTTCACAATTTTATTTACCAGACGCGAAGCTACCTTGAGCTATGGTTACCTATGCTGGAAACCAACAACCGCAGCTACCTGACCGTGGCGATTGGTTGTACCGGCGGTAAACATCGTTCGGTGTATATTGCCGAGCAGCTGGCTGATTATTTCCGCTCACGCGGTAAAAACGTTCAGTCTCGCCATCGCACGCTGGAAAAACGTAAAACATGACCGTAAAACATACTGTTGAAATCACCAATAAGCTGGGCATGCACGCCCGCCCGGCGATGAAGTTGTTTGAACTGATGCAGGGATTTGACGCTGAAGTGCTGCTGCGTAACGATGAAGGCACCGAGGCCGAAGCCAATAGCGTGATTGCGCTGCTGATGCTGGATTCGGCAAAAGGACGTCAGATTGAAGTAGAAGCGACCGGCCCGCAGGAAGTGGAAGCGCTGGCAGCGGTGGTCGCGCTGTTCAACGCCGGATTTGATGAGGACTGAGTCCTCATCTAATACAATTTATTCCCCGTCATAAACGCTTCCCCGCCTAGCTGGCGCATCTGGCGCATAATCCACGCCTGACGGCTGTGGACATACCCTGACGGGGCATTCGCTTTAAAGCGAATTGGATTGGGTAGAACGGCCGCCAGAAGTGCAGCCTCGGAGATCGTCAGGCGACTGGCGGGTTTGTGGAAATAGCGCTGTGCTGCCGCCTCGACGCCAAACACGCCATCACCAAACTCGGCGATATTCAGGTACACCGTCAGGATGCGTTTTTTACTCCACACCGTTTCCATGCCCAACGTCAGGCCAGCTTCCAGCCCTTTTCGCACCCAGCTTCGTCCATCCCACAAAAACAGGTTTTTCGCCGTTTGCTGAGAGAGCGTCGACGCGCCGCGCACGCGGTTTTCGTTGCGCTCATTATGCGCCAGCGCTTTTTCAATCGAAGAGATATCAAAACCCCAGTGGTCCGGGAATTTCTGATCTTCTGCCGCAATCACCGCCAGCCCCATCCACGGGGAAATCTCGTCCATACTTACCCAGTCAGAGTGCGCCACATAGCTGAAATCGCCCGTCAGCCACGCGCCGAGCTGCCGCTCTACCATTACCGCAGAAAACGGCACCGGCAGAATACTGAATAGCGCGATACCACCGCCCCAAAAGACGGCCAGAACCAGCACTGCGCGCAGCAAAATGCGTTTCACCCAGCCGACAGGCGACCTTTTTTTACTCACCGGGAAAGCACCAGTACACGTTCAACCAGCTTCTCAATACCGATTGCCGCTTCCGCGATGTTTTGCGCCAGCATATACGCTGGAGTGGTGACGATTTTATTGTCCTCGTCGACAACGATGTCTTCCACCGGGCAAGGCACGTGCTCACCGCCCATCTCTTCGATCAACTCAGCCGTATCGATATCGGTGCCGATAGTGAGGCGCAGCGGGAAATCAAAAATTTTAGGCAACATCGCGGGGGCGATGCACATGAAACCCAGCGGTTTCCCCGCAGCGTGCATCATCTGGGCCAAATTTTTCAGCCCGTCATCGACCCGACATTCGCTGCCCTGGCTCGCAAAATTGCTCAAATTTTTTGCCGCGCCAAAACCACCAGGCACGATCAGGGCATCCAGTTCATCGGCGCTGGCCAGTGACAGAGGCTGGATATTGCCGCGAGCGATACGCGCCGCTTCAATCAGAACATTACGCGTTTCGGACATCGGCTCACCGGTAAGATGATTGATGACATCCAGCTGATTTTTATCTGGCGCAAAACAGACAGCTTCTGCGCCCTGCTTCGCCAGCGCGAGCAGCGTCAGAACTGATTCGTGAATTTCTGCGCCGTCATAAACGCCGCATCCGCTCAGTACTACACCCACCTTTTTCATTTTGCCGCCCTTCTCTTCAACTGTTTGAAGCATATTAATAATTCTGATTAAAACGCTATGCTTCACACATTTCACTGATTCCCGTAACAAATCATTTAAGATTTGCTATCTTATCTGCGTGCGGCCTAAATTTTCAGGCAGCGTCCATGCGAAAACAACACAAAAAATCCGGCGCGGCCACGATTTCCCTGGTGTTGGCGCAGTATTTCGCGCACCCCGGTCTAACCGGGGTCATTTTTTTGTACTTTCCACCCACGCTTTCAGCACATTCACGTCGTTTTGCCACTCTTGTTTCATCTCCTCAACCCACTCACCCACGTTATCCCACCATGCGGGTAAATCCGGAGACTGGATCTGCTGGCCCAACTGCTGCAAATGGCGCAATCCGATCGATCCAGCAGCACCTTTGATTTTATGACCTTCTTCGACAATGCCTTTCTGGTCGCGAGCCGTCAGATTGGATTCCAGCACGCTTAAATAACCCGGCATCATTTTCTCAAACACCGTCAGGCCATCGGTAATCAGCTTTGGACCCACCAGTTCGATGTACTGCTCAAGCATGGCGATATCCAGAAGCGATTGTGCTTTTTCACTCTCTACAGGCGTCATCATGTTTTCTTCTTCATCACAGGTGTCCCAGAATTTCTTGATCATGGCGGTCAGGGCGGGCACTGCCAGCGGCTTGCTGAGCACATCGTCCATGCCGGCATCGAGGTACTCTTTTTTGTCCTTCAGCACGTTGGCAGTCAGTGCCACCAGAGGCGGCAGCTCATCGCGAGCGTAACGACGCGTCAGTTCGCGCGAAATATCCAGCCCGGTCATATCTGGTAGCTGAATATCCAGCAGCACGAGGTCATATTCGCCAGGCGTGAACATCTCCAGCGCGGCGGTACCGGTCATCGCCACATCCACGCTGTTGCCCAGTTTTTCCAGCACGGAACGCGCGACAATCACGTTCAGCTCAATATCTTCGACCAGCAGGACGTGCAATGCAGGCAACGGCAAATCGTCATTTTCGAAGGTGTCTTCAACTTCTTCAGCAACCGCCGGAGCGTGGACCGTCAGCGTAAAGAGAGAGCCTTTGCCCTGTTGACTGGATACGGTGATATCCCCGCCCATGCTTTTCGCCAGACGGCGCGATACTGCCAGGCCAATCCCGGTTCCCGTCGCCGGTTTACCGCCATTGCTGTCTTTCACCTGGTAATACATGGCGAAGATTTTGTCCTGCTCTTCCTGCGGAATCCCGATGCCGGAATCTTCGACTTCAAAGTGCAGCATATCCCCTTCGTCAAAGCGAATACGCACCACCACTTCCCCTTTCTGGGTGAACTTGACGGCGTTGCTGATGAGATTCCACAGGATCTGACGCAGACGCGTCCCGTCCGTCACCACCTTATGCGGCAACGGCAGCGAAGGCTCCAGTACAAACCTCAGCCCTTTTTGCTGCGCCTGGAGCCCGGAAAGGTTCTCCAGATCGGCGAGGAACCCGGTAAAGTCTACAGGCTGGTTATCCAGCTGAACTTTACGACGCTCCATCTTATCCATATCGATAATATCGTTGAAAATATTCCCCAGCGTCACCGCAGAAACATGGATGGTCTTGAGATACTTTTCCTGCTCGCTGGTCAGCTCAGTATCGAGAAGAATGCGGCTCAGGCCAACGATGCCGTTCAGCGGTGTACGCAGCTCATGGCTGATCGTGGAGATAAAGGTGGTCTTGTCGCGGCTGGCGCGCTCCAGCGCATCCTGATAGCGCTTACGCTCGGTAATATCGCGGCCAAAGCCCATCAGCCCGTGGCGCTTGCCCACGCGATCGTAATACGGCACTTTGCGGATTTCGAAGCAGGCTTTACGCCCGTCGGGATAATCCAGCCACTGTTCGTAAGTCAGCGAGACGTTGTGACGGAACACCTTTTCGTCGGTTTCGATAACCTTGGCCGCCGCTTCCTCAGAGTAGACATCCTGCGGTTTGAGGTGAACCAGCTGTTTTTCACTTTTCCCTGTTAGCAGCTCCATCGCCCGATTGCAGCCGGAAAACTCTTTATCTTCATTGCGATAGAAAACCAGATCCGGTGAAGCGTCGAGGAAAGAACGCAGGAAAGAGGATTGTTGTTCAAGCTGGATTTGCGTGACTTCACGCTCTTTCATCTCCACCTTCAGCTGTTCAAGCGTTGCCTGACGTTCAGCCTCTGCTTTTTCACGATCCGAGATTTCCTGATTCAGCTGCGCAATATTGTCTTTGAGCTGGACGTTAAGCTTCAGGTCACGCTCGCGCATCTCTTCCAGTTTTTGCACCAGCCGTGATAGACGCTGGCGCGACT
Above is a window of Lelliottia jeotgali DNA encoding:
- a CDS encoding Sigma cross-reacting protein 27A, with product MKKVGVVLSGCGVYDGAEIHESVLTLLALAKQGAEAVCFAPDKNQLDVINHLTGEPMSETRNVLIEAARIARGNIQPLSLASADELDALIVPGGFGAAKNLSNFASQGSECRVDDGLKNLAQMMHAAGKPLGFMCIAPAMLPKIFDFPLRLTIGTDIDTAELIEEMGGEHVPCPVEDIVVDEDNKIVTTPAYMLAQNIAEAAIGIEKLVERVLVLSR
- a CDS encoding PTS sugar transporter subunit IIA encodes the protein MMNNDSSLQLSSVLNQECTRSGVHCQSKKRALEIISELAAKQLSLPPQVVFEAILTREKMGSTGIGNGIAIPHGKLEEDTLRAVGVFVQLETPIAFDAIDNQPVDLLFALLVPADQTKTHLHTLSLVAKRLADKTICRRLRAAQSDEELYQIITEAEGNQDDA
- a CDS encoding Monofunctional biosynthetic peptidoglycan transglycosylase, coding for MSKKRSPVGWVKRILLRAVLVLAVFWGGGIALFSILPVPFSAVMVERQLGAWLTGDFSYVAHSDWVSMDEISPWMGLAVIAAEDQKFPDHWGFDISSIEKALAHNERNENRVRGASTLSQQTAKNLFLWDGRSWVRKGLEAGLTLGMETVWSKKRILTVYLNIAEFGDGVFGVEAAAQRYFHKPASRLTISEAALLAAVLPNPIRFKANAPSGYVHSRQAWIMRQMRQLGGEAFMTGNKLY
- a CDS encoding LptA, protein essential for LPS transport across the periplasm gives rise to the protein MKFKTNKLSLKFIIASALLAASLPALAVTGDTEQPIHIESDTQSLDMQGNVVTFTGNVVMTQGTIKINADKVVVTRPGGEQGKEIIDGYGNPATFYQMQDNGKPVKGHASHMHYELAKDLVILTGNAYLEQLDSNITGDKITYLVKEQKMQAFSDKGKRVTTVLVPSQLQDKNKDQAPAQKKSN
- a CDS encoding Aerobic respiration control sensor protein arcB; amino-acid sequence: MKQIRMLAQYYVDLMMKLGLVRFSLLLALALVVLAIVVQMAVTMVLHGQVESIDVIRSIFFGLLITPWAVYFLSVVVEQLEESRQRLSRLVQKLEEMRERDLKLNVQLKDNIAQLNQEISDREKAEAERQATLEQLKVEMKEREVTQIQLEQQSSFLRSFLDASPDLVFYRNEDKEFSGCNRAMELLTGKSEKQLVHLKPQDVYSEEAAAKVIETDEKVFRHNVSLTYEQWLDYPDGRKACFEIRKVPYYDRVGKRHGLMGFGRDITERKRYQDALERASRDKTTFISTISHELRTPLNGIVGLSRILLDTELTSEQEKYLKTIHVSAVTLGNIFNDIIDMDKMERRKVQLDNQPVDFTGFLADLENLSGLQAQQKGLRFVLEPSLPLPHKVVTDGTRLRQILWNLISNAVKFTQKGEVVVRIRFDEGDMLHFEVEDSGIGIPQEEQDKIFAMYYQVKDSNGGKPATGTGIGLAVSRRLAKSMGGDITVSSQQGKGSLFTLTVHAPAVAEEVEDTFENDDLPLPALHVLLVEDIELNVIVARSVLEKLGNSVDVAMTGTAALEMFTPGEYDLVLLDIQLPDMTGLDISRELTRRYARDELPPLVALTANVLKDKKEYLDAGMDDVLSKPLAVPALTAMIKKFWDTCDEEENMMTPVESEKAQSLLDIAMLEQYIELVGPKLITDGLTVFEKMMPGYLSVLESNLTARDQKGIVEEGHKIKGAAGSIGLRHLQQLGQQIQSPDLPAWWDNVGEWVEEMKQEWQNDVNVLKAWVESTKK
- a CDS encoding Uncharacterized protein YrbK (clustered with lipopolysaccharide transporters), which produces MSKTRRWVIILLSLAVLVLIGVNIADRDDTPDEVVNTNDPTYKSDHSDTVVYSPEGALNYRLIAQHVEYFSDDGISWFTQPVMTTFDTNKIPTWSIKSDRAKLTNDRMLYLYGHVEVNALTPDSQLRKITTDNAQINLVTQDVTSQDLVTLYGTTFNSSGLRMRGNLRSKNAELIEKVRTSYEIQNKQTQP
- a CDS encoding 3-deoxy-D-manno-octulosonate 8-phosphate phosphatase, giving the protein MSNAGASLATCYGPVSTQMMAQAEKIRLLILDVDGVLSDGLIFMGNNGEELKAFNVRDGYGIRCAITSGIEVAIITGRKAKLVEDRCETLGITHLYQGQSDKMVAFRDLLAKLAIAPENVAYVGDDLIDWPVMAEVGLSIAVADAHPLLIPRADYVTRINGGRGAVREVCDLLLLAQGKLDEAKGQSI
- a CDS encoding Phosphocarrier protein, nitrogen regulation associated, which encodes MTVKHTVEITNKLGMHARPAMKLFELMQGFDAEVLLRNDEGTEAEANSVIALLMLDSAKGRQIEVEATGPQEVEALAAVVALFNAGFDED
- a CDS encoding Arabinose 5-phosphate isomerase encodes the protein MSQIELQPGFDFQKAGKEVLEIEREGLAQLDQYINQDFTHACEKIFSCSGKVVVMGMGKSGHIGRKMAATFASTGTSSFFVHPGEAAHGDLGMVTPQDVVIALSNSGESNEILALIPVLKRLHVPLICMTSRPESSMARAADVHLCVKVPKEACPLGLAPTSSTTAALVMGDALAVALLEARGFTPEDFALSHPGGALGRKLLLRVNDIMHTGAEIPHVSKDASLRDALLEITRKNLGMTVICDDLMKIEGIFTDGDLRRVFDMGVDVRTLGIADVMTPGGIRVRPGTLAVEVLNLMQSRHITSTMVADGDQLLGVVHMHDLLRAGVV
- a CDS encoding RNA polymerase factor sigma-54; this encodes MTPQLQQAIRLLQLSTLELQQELQQALDSNPLLEQTDLHDEVDTQEKQDTESLDTADALEQKEMPDELPLDASWDEIYTAGTPSGTRADYQDDELPVYQGETTQSLQDYLMWQVELTPFTETDRAIATSIVDAVDDTGYLTVSLEDILESVGNGDIDLDEIEAVLKRIQRFDPVGVAAKDLRDCLLIQLSQFAKETPWIDEARLIISEHLDLLANHDFRSLMRVTRLKEDVLKEAVNLIQSLDPRPGQSIQTSEPEYVIPDVLVRKHNERWTVELNSDSIPRLQINQQYASMCTSVRNDSDNQYIRSNLQEARWLIKSLESRNDTLLRVSRCIVEQQQAFFEKGEEFMKPMVLADIAQAVEMHESTISRVTTQKYLHSPRGIFELKYFFSSHVNTEGGGEASSTAIRALVKKLIAAENPAKPLSDSKLTTMLSDQGIMVARRTVAKYRESLSIPPSNQRKQLV
- a CDS encoding Ribosome hibernation protein YhbH — encoded protein: MQLNITGHNVEITEALRDFVNTKFAKLEQYFERINQVYIVLKVEKVTHISDATLHINGGEIHASAEGQDMYAAIDGLIDKLARQLNKHKDKLKQH
- a CDS encoding Lipopolysaccharide ABC transporter, ATP-binding protein LptB; amino-acid sequence: MATLTAKNLAKAYKGRRVVEDVSLTVNSGEIVGLLGPNGAGKTTTFYMVVGIVPRDAGNIIIDDEDISLLPLHARARRGIGYLPQEASIFRRLSVFDNLMAVLQIRDDLTSEQRQDRANELMEEFHIEHLRDSLGQALSGGERRRVEIARALAANPKFILLDEPFAGVDPISVIDIKRIIEHLRDSGLGVLITDHNVRETLAVCERAYIVSQGHLIAHGTPLEILEDEHVKRVYLGEDFRL